The Kineothrix sp. MB12-C1 genome includes a window with the following:
- a CDS encoding helix-turn-helix domain-containing protein, which translates to MNIEIANRLVNLRKSNNFSQEALAEKLGISRQAVSKWERAEASPDTDNLILLARLYGVSLDELLQTEDEIPLPKDNVEVENVQEKSAEKASYYDDNKAEYVNVSFGGVHVRDKDGSEVHVGWDGIHVDDKKRRDSVHVDKNGVYVNGKKYDREWNDYRNNFPITIFVVIFYIVLGTFFNAWHPAWLLFLLIPLWGSFASAVRNKNMHIFAYPVLATLLFLCIGFFMGAWHPGWVVYLTIPLYYALVPYMQGFWDKEEDEVYDSPYSDESAEE; encoded by the coding sequence ATGAATATCGAAATTGCAAATCGGCTGGTGAATTTAAGAAAGAGCAATAATTTTTCACAGGAAGCTTTAGCCGAAAAGTTGGGAATCAGCAGACAGGCGGTAAGCAAGTGGGAAAGGGCGGAGGCATCTCCTGATACGGATAACCTTATATTATTGGCAAGGCTGTATGGTGTATCCTTGGATGAATTGTTACAGACAGAAGATGAGATTCCGCTCCCTAAAGATAACGTAGAAGTGGAAAATGTGCAGGAAAAGTCTGCGGAAAAAGCTTCTTATTATGATGATAATAAGGCTGAATATGTAAATGTAAGTTTTGGAGGAGTACATGTACGGGATAAAGATGGAAGTGAAGTACATGTAGGATGGGACGGCATCCATGTAGATGATAAAAAGAGAAGAGATAGCGTTCATGTGGATAAGAATGGGGTATATGTCAATGGGAAAAAGTATGATAGGGAATGGAATGATTATCGCAACAACTTTCCTATTACTATCTTTGTCGTGATATTCTATATTGTCTTAGGCACGTTTTTCAATGCATGGCATCCGGCGTGGCTTTTGTTCCTTCTGATTCCCTTATGGGGCAGTTTTGCATCGGCAGTAAGGAATAAGAATATGCATATTTTTGCATATCCTGTATTAGCGACTTTATTGTTTCTTTGTATAGGATTCTTCATGGGAGCGTGGCATCCCGGATGGGTTGTTTATCTTACGATTCCTCTATATTATGCATTGGTTCCATATATGCAGGGATTCTGGGATAAAGAGGAGGATGAGGTATACGATTCCCCCTACTCGGATGAAAGTGCGGAGGAATAG
- a CDS encoding class I SAM-dependent methyltransferase, producing MEELLREMITEDLYRIVISNPRDKDKKSKVKIRPVMLKNKLCFQETSYIGTQVFHENFEKEAILIKIMTYMSEEFRQCEIEAVNGKATILVSKKGKVTINRKLSANERKSVDLSHNRVKSYILEEGIPVPFLIDLGVQTVDGNIVRSKYDKFKQINRFLEFIEDILPTLPKDRTLRIIDFGCGKSYLTFAMYYYLDLLQKFDVQIIGLDLKKEVIANCNELAGRYGYHGLTFLYGDISTFENDENEVDMVVTLHACDTATDYAIAKAVQWKAGAILSVPCCQHEVNAQIMSEELAPLLKYGLIKERISALITDAVRANLLEEQGYEVQILEFIDMEHTPKNILIRGVRRSVNTGKRKETNVKKMTKAMNIETTLQKLM from the coding sequence ATGGAAGAATTATTAAGAGAAATGATTACAGAGGATCTGTACCGGATCGTTATAAGTAATCCCAGAGATAAAGATAAGAAAAGCAAAGTGAAAATAAGGCCTGTAATGCTGAAAAATAAATTATGTTTTCAAGAAACATCATATATAGGAACCCAGGTATTTCATGAAAATTTCGAAAAAGAGGCCATACTTATAAAAATTATGACATATATGTCAGAAGAATTTCGCCAATGTGAAATAGAAGCAGTCAATGGGAAGGCAACGATACTTGTGAGTAAAAAAGGAAAGGTAACGATAAATCGGAAGCTGTCTGCAAACGAAAGAAAGTCAGTGGATTTATCCCATAATCGGGTGAAATCCTATATTCTGGAGGAAGGGATTCCGGTTCCTTTCCTTATCGATTTGGGAGTACAGACCGTGGACGGTAACATTGTGCGTTCTAAATATGATAAGTTTAAGCAAATTAACCGTTTTTTGGAATTTATAGAAGATATTTTGCCCACACTCCCTAAGGATAGGACTCTTCGTATTATAGATTTTGGATGTGGGAAATCTTATCTCACCTTTGCCATGTATTACTATCTCGACCTGTTGCAGAAGTTCGATGTGCAGATTATAGGACTTGATTTGAAGAAAGAGGTAATTGCAAACTGTAATGAGCTGGCAGGGAGATATGGGTATCATGGACTTACATTTTTATATGGAGATATCAGCACTTTTGAGAATGATGAAAATGAGGTAGATATGGTCGTTACTCTTCATGCTTGCGATACTGCAACGGATTATGCCATTGCGAAAGCGGTACAATGGAAGGCGGGAGCAATTCTCTCCGTACCTTGTTGCCAACATGAGGTAAATGCTCAGATTATGAGTGAGGAACTTGCCCCCCTATTAAAATATGGCTTAATTAAGGAGAGGATATCGGCACTTATTACAGATGCCGTGCGAGCTAACCTATTGGAGGAGCAAGGATATGAGGTACAGATCTTGGAATTTATAGATATGGAACATACCCCCAAAAATATACTGATTCGGGGAGTGCGCAGATCAGTGAACACAGGGAAGCGCAAGGAGACAAATGTGAAAAAAATGACAAAGGCGATGAATATAGAAACTACCTTGCAGAAATTAATGTAA
- the atpC gene encoding ATP synthase F1 subunit epsilon, translated as MENNRNFKLRIITPERTFYEGEAVMVEFNTTEGEIGIYKEHVPTTVIVKPGVLTITMEDGVRHAALHAGFVEILKDSVTILAELVEWPDEIDRRRAEAAKERAEERIRTKTPETDMLRAETALQRAMARIHTLP; from the coding sequence ATGGAGAATAATAGAAATTTCAAACTAAGAATCATCACGCCGGAACGGACCTTCTATGAAGGTGAGGCTGTGATGGTGGAGTTCAATACAACAGAAGGTGAAATAGGTATCTATAAGGAACACGTTCCTACTACAGTAATAGTGAAACCGGGAGTCCTTACGATTACGATGGAGGATGGAGTGCGTCATGCGGCCTTGCACGCAGGATTCGTAGAAATTCTAAAGGATAGCGTCACTATTCTTGCAGAACTTGTAGAATGGCCGGATGAAATCGATAGAAGGCGAGCGGAAGCGGCGAAGGAACGTGCCGAGGAAAGAATACGTACGAAGACCCCGGAAACCGATATGCTCAGAGCCGAAACAGCCTTGCAAAGAGCGATGGCGCGTATCCATACATTGCCATAA
- the atpD gene encoding F0F1 ATP synthase subunit beta, with protein sequence MAEISKSIENTGKVTQVIGAVLDVKFSGGRLPEINEAIQVPTKDGGELVVEVSQHLGDDTVRCIAMGPTDGLVRGMEAIATKAPITVPVGENTLGRMFNVLGQPIDNKPVPSEVGYEPIHRAAPAFEEQSTETELLETGIKVVDLLCPYQKGGKIGLFGGAGVGKTVLIQELIRNIATEHGGYSVFTGVGERTREGNDLYHEMIESGVIDKTTMVFGQMNEPPGARMRVGLTGLTMAEYFRDKGGKDVLLFIDNIFRFTQAGSEVSALLGRMPSAVGYQPTLQTEMGALQERITSTRNGSITSVQAVYVPADDLTDPAPATTFAHLDATTVLSRSIVELGIYPAVDPLESTSRILDPRILGEEHYEVARGVQEILQKYKELQDIIAILGMDELSEGDKLVVSRARKVQRFLSQPFFVAGQFTGLEGKYVPVAETIRGFKEILEGKHDSIPESYFLNAGSIDDVLARVK encoded by the coding sequence ATGGCAGAGATTAGTAAAAGCATAGAGAATACCGGAAAAGTCACCCAGGTTATCGGTGCTGTACTCGACGTTAAATTCTCCGGAGGAAGACTTCCGGAAATTAATGAGGCTATTCAGGTTCCTACTAAGGACGGCGGAGAGCTGGTAGTAGAGGTATCTCAGCATTTGGGAGATGATACGGTAAGATGTATTGCCATGGGGCCGACCGATGGACTTGTAAGAGGCATGGAAGCGATTGCGACGAAGGCTCCTATCACAGTACCTGTTGGAGAGAATACACTGGGACGAATGTTCAATGTTCTGGGACAGCCCATCGATAATAAGCCGGTACCTTCCGAAGTAGGATATGAGCCGATTCATAGAGCGGCACCTGCTTTTGAGGAGCAATCTACGGAGACAGAGTTGTTGGAGACAGGCATCAAAGTTGTTGACCTTCTTTGCCCCTATCAAAAGGGTGGTAAGATTGGTCTGTTCGGCGGCGCCGGAGTAGGGAAAACGGTGTTGATCCAGGAACTTATTCGTAACATTGCTACAGAGCACGGCGGATATTCTGTATTTACAGGAGTTGGAGAGAGAACGAGAGAAGGAAATGACCTTTATCACGAAATGATAGAGTCAGGCGTTATCGATAAGACGACAATGGTATTCGGACAGATGAACGAGCCGCCGGGAGCGAGAATGCGAGTAGGTCTTACCGGTCTTACAATGGCTGAATATTTCAGGGATAAGGGCGGTAAGGACGTACTTTTATTCATCGATAATATTTTCCGCTTTACCCAGGCCGGTTCCGAGGTATCCGCACTGCTGGGACGTATGCCTTCAGCAGTAGGTTATCAGCCAACGTTGCAAACAGAGATGGGTGCATTACAGGAGCGTATTACTTCTACGAGAAACGGTTCCATTACTTCTGTGCAGGCAGTCTATGTACCTGCAGATGATTTAACGGACCCGGCACCGGCTACGACCTTTGCTCATTTGGATGCAACGACAGTATTATCCCGTTCTATTGTGGAATTGGGTATTTATCCGGCAGTTGATCCGTTGGAATCGACATCCAGAATATTGGATCCTAGAATTCTCGGTGAGGAGCACTATGAAGTAGCACGCGGTGTGCAGGAGATTCTTCAGAAATATAAAGAATTACAAGATATTATCGCTATCCTCGGTATGGATGAACTTTCCGAGGGGGATAAGCTGGTAGTGTCACGCGCGCGAAAGGTACAAAGATTCTTATCACAGCCTTTCTTCGTTGCCGGACAGTTCACGGGATTGGAAGGAAAGTATGTTCCGGTGGCTGAGACCATTCGCGGTTTCAAAGAGATTCTGGAAGGAAAACATGATAGCATACCGGAGAGCTATTTCCTGAATGCCGGAAGTATAGATGACGTGCTCGCCCGCGTGAAATAA
- the atpG gene encoding ATP synthase F1 subunit gamma: protein MASMRDIKRRKSSIQSTQQITKAMKLVSTVKLQKAKQRAEQSKDYFKCMYDTVISMLAKTKGVNHPYLTGGASGKKGVIVITSNRGLAGGYNSNITKLITQGDFSKEDSIIYTIGKKGREALQRHDFTIKADFSEMAEEPSYTDAVNVSTKVLADFADGTIGEIYLAYTAFKNTVVHEPMLLKLLPVDMEADKVQEQKEETETLMNFEPAEDTALDMIIPKYITSLIFGGLVEAVASENGARMQAMDSATSNAEEMIDHLALMYNRARQGSITQELTEIIAGAGAISN, encoded by the coding sequence ATGGCCTCAATGAGAGACATAAAAAGGCGTAAAAGCAGTATACAGAGTACACAGCAGATTACCAAAGCCATGAAGCTTGTTTCCACCGTTAAACTGCAAAAGGCAAAACAACGTGCGGAGCAGTCGAAAGATTATTTCAAATGCATGTACGACACCGTTATTTCCATGCTTGCGAAGACAAAAGGGGTAAATCATCCTTATTTGACAGGCGGGGCTTCGGGTAAAAAGGGTGTTATCGTCATTACTTCTAACAGAGGATTGGCCGGCGGATATAATTCTAATATTACGAAGCTGATTACTCAGGGAGATTTCTCCAAGGAAGATTCCATCATTTATACGATCGGCAAAAAGGGCAGAGAAGCCTTGCAAAGGCATGATTTCACGATAAAAGCTGACTTTTCGGAGATGGCAGAGGAACCTTCCTATACGGATGCGGTTAATGTAAGCACAAAGGTGCTCGCTGATTTCGCAGACGGAACGATTGGAGAAATTTACCTGGCCTATACGGCATTCAAAAATACGGTGGTACATGAACCGATGCTGTTAAAATTGCTGCCTGTGGACATGGAAGCGGACAAGGTTCAGGAGCAGAAAGAGGAAACGGAAACTCTTATGAATTTTGAACCGGCGGAAGACACCGCTTTGGATATGATTATCCCTAAGTATATAACGAGCTTGATTTTCGGAGGCTTGGTAGAAGCAGTTGCCAGCGAGAACGGTGCGAGAATGCAGGCGATGGATTCGGCGACGAGCAATGCCGAAGAGATGATCGACCATTTGGCTCTAATGTACAACAGAGCGCGTCAGGGTTCCATTACTCAGGAATTGACAGAAATCATTGCAGGAGCTGGCGCAATATCAAATTAA
- the atpA gene encoding F0F1 ATP synthase subunit alpha has translation MNLRPEEISSVIKEQIKKYTSELEVSDVGTVIQVADGIARVYGLEDAMQGELLEFPGEVYGMVLNLEENNVGAVLLGSHKNINEGDTVKTTGRVVEVPAGDAMLGRVVNALGQPIDGKGPIHTDKYRKIEKVASGVITRKSVDTPLQTGIKAIDSMVPIGRGQRELIIGDRQTGKTAIAIDTIINQKGQGVKCIYVAIGQKASTVAAIVKTLEEYGAMSYTTVVTATASDLAPLQYIAPYAGCAIGEEWMENGEDVLVIYDDLSKHAAAYRTLSLLLKRPPGREAYPGDVFYLHSRLLERAARMSEEYGGGSLTALPIIETQAGDVSAYIPTNVISITDGQIYLESEMFNSGFRPAVNAGLSVSRVGGAAQIKAMKKIAAPIRVELAQYRELAAFSQFGSELDADTKEKLAQGERIREILKQSQYKPMPVQYQVIIIFVVTNKYLIDIPVENVTRFESEFFEFLDMKYSEIPTTIAKEREISQKVEEDLRKAVEEFKKQFKASL, from the coding sequence ATGAATTTAAGACCGGAAGAAATAAGTTCTGTTATTAAAGAGCAGATTAAGAAATATACGTCTGAGTTGGAAGTGTCGGATGTAGGTACGGTAATTCAGGTTGCGGACGGTATTGCACGTGTATATGGCCTTGAAGATGCGATGCAGGGTGAGCTTTTGGAGTTCCCGGGGGAAGTATACGGCATGGTGCTCAATCTGGAAGAAAATAACGTCGGTGCGGTACTTCTTGGCAGCCATAAAAATATTAACGAGGGCGATACCGTTAAGACCACAGGAAGAGTGGTGGAGGTGCCGGCCGGAGATGCGATGCTTGGACGTGTAGTAAATGCTCTCGGTCAGCCTATTGATGGAAAAGGACCGATACACACGGATAAATATCGAAAAATTGAGAAAGTTGCCTCTGGCGTTATTACAAGAAAATCAGTAGACACACCATTACAGACAGGTATTAAGGCAATTGACTCCATGGTTCCTATCGGAAGAGGACAAAGAGAGCTTATTATCGGTGATAGACAAACCGGTAAGACAGCAATTGCAATTGATACGATTATTAACCAGAAGGGACAGGGAGTAAAGTGTATTTATGTTGCTATCGGGCAGAAGGCTTCTACCGTTGCTGCTATCGTGAAAACGCTGGAGGAATACGGTGCGATGTCTTATACGACGGTCGTTACAGCTACGGCGAGCGATCTGGCCCCACTTCAATACATTGCACCGTATGCAGGATGTGCGATCGGTGAAGAATGGATGGAAAATGGAGAGGATGTTCTTGTCATCTATGATGACTTGAGTAAACATGCAGCGGCTTACCGTACGCTCTCCTTGCTTCTTAAGAGACCTCCGGGACGTGAAGCTTACCCGGGAGATGTATTCTATCTGCATTCCAGATTGCTGGAAAGAGCAGCGCGCATGAGCGAGGAATACGGGGGAGGCTCTTTAACAGCTCTTCCTATTATCGAGACGCAGGCAGGGGATGTTTCTGCTTATATTCCGACCAATGTAATCTCCATTACCGATGGACAGATTTACCTGGAGTCGGAAATGTTCAATTCCGGTTTTCGTCCGGCGGTTAATGCAGGGCTTTCCGTATCCCGTGTAGGCGGTGCGGCTCAGATTAAAGCGATGAAGAAGATTGCTGCCCCGATTCGTGTGGAACTTGCACAGTACAGGGAACTCGCAGCATTTTCCCAGTTTGGTTCCGAGCTGGATGCGGATACGAAAGAGAAGCTGGCACAGGGTGAGCGTATTCGAGAGATTCTGAAACAATCTCAGTATAAACCTATGCCGGTACAATATCAGGTTATTATTATATTTGTAGTAACTAATAAATATTTAATAGATATTCCGGTAGAAAATGTCACTCGTTTTGAGAGTGAATTCTTCGAATTCCTGGATATGAAATATTCTGAAATTCCGACAACAATTGCGAAAGAGAGAGAGATTTCACAAAAGGTGGAAGAAGACTTGAGAAAAGCGGTTGAAGAGTTTAAGAAGCAGTTTAAAGCTTCATTATAA
- the atpH gene encoding ATP synthase F1 subunit delta: MAKLVSKVYGEALFELAVEEEKVDVFVEEMEGIKAVLAENPEFSRLMNHPKVLKEEKVSVLENVFKGRICDELTGFLTLIVTKDRYGELDGILDYFLAEIKKFKGIGVATVTTATTLLDEQKIRIEQKLLETTSYEKMEMNYAEDKELIGGMVIRIGDRVVDSSVRTKLNELTRQLIGIQLS, from the coding sequence ATGGCTAAGCTAGTTTCAAAGGTATATGGAGAAGCTTTATTCGAGCTTGCGGTGGAAGAAGAAAAAGTCGATGTGTTTGTGGAAGAAATGGAAGGAATAAAGGCTGTGCTCGCTGAAAATCCAGAGTTTAGCCGGCTCATGAACCATCCGAAAGTTCTAAAGGAAGAAAAGGTGTCGGTTCTTGAAAACGTATTTAAAGGGCGTATTTGTGACGAATTGACCGGTTTTCTAACACTGATTGTGACGAAAGACCGCTATGGCGAATTAGATGGCATTCTCGATTATTTTCTGGCTGAGATTAAGAAATTCAAGGGAATCGGCGTCGCTACCGTAACAACGGCAACGACGCTTTTGGATGAGCAGAAAATACGGATTGAGCAGAAGCTTTTGGAGACTACATCCTATGAAAAGATGGAGATGAACTATGCTGAGGATAAGGAATTAATTGGAGGTATGGTCATAAGAATCGGAGACAGGGTGGTTGACAGCAGTGTCAGAACGAAGCTGAATGAGCTGACAAGGCAGTTAATAGGTATTCAATTGTCTTAA
- the atpF gene encoding F0F1 ATP synthase subunit B: MEPRLFDLDLQLLADASLMIIAVFSLFLIASKLLFNPVRDVMQKRQDKIRGELDTAAKSMEDASALKADYENKLKDINKEAEEILSEARKKALVNGNRIVSEAKEEAAGIIQRAQAEAELERKKAMEDVKREMIVIASLMAGKVVSASIDTAIQDTLIDETLKEIGESTWLS, from the coding sequence ATGGAACCGAGATTATTCGATCTGGACCTTCAATTGCTTGCAGATGCATCGCTCATGATTATTGCCGTGTTCTCGCTATTTTTAATTGCTTCTAAGCTTTTGTTCAATCCGGTAAGGGATGTGATGCAAAAAAGGCAGGATAAAATCAGAGGAGAATTGGATACTGCGGCAAAGAGCATGGAAGATGCGTCAGCGCTGAAAGCAGATTATGAGAATAAACTGAAAGATATTAACAAAGAAGCCGAAGAGATATTGAGCGAAGCGCGCAAAAAAGCGCTCGTTAATGGGAATAGAATTGTTTCGGAGGCGAAAGAAGAAGCGGCAGGAATTATACAAAGGGCGCAGGCAGAAGCAGAGCTTGAGCGGAAGAAGGCGATGGAAGACGTGAAACGTGAAATGATAGTAATCGCCTCCCTGATGGCCGGTAAAGTAGTGAGCGCCTCGATCGATACTGCGATACAGGATACTTTGATTGATGAGACGTTGAAAGAAATAGGTGAAAGCACATGGCTAAGCTAG
- the atpE gene encoding ATP synthase F0 subunit C, whose product MEFNTNFVLGCSAIGAGLAVIAGIGPGVGQGIAAGHAAAAVGRNPGAKSDITSTMLLGQAVAETTGLYGLLIAMLLLFVKPLAK is encoded by the coding sequence ATGGAATTTAACACGAACTTTGTATTAGGATGCTCGGCAATTGGTGCAGGACTTGCTGTTATTGCAGGTATCGGACCTGGTGTAGGACAGGGTATTGCGGCAGGACATGCGGCAGCGGCAGTAGGAAGAAATCCGGGCGCGAAGTCGGATATCACTTCTACGATGCTTTTAGGACAGGCAGTAGCGGAGACAACTGGTCTTTACGGACTTCTTATCGCGATGCTGCTCTTATTCGTGAAACCTCTGGCAAAATAG
- the atpB gene encoding F0F1 ATP synthase subunit A, translating into MEQGILLSAADSIDFMVHGIFSYELFGQTVWITTTHVCVLIVMLVIIGFCAAVNRAIKHASEVPGVFQNIAELIVEMLDNMVGGVMGKHAVNFRNYIGTIFIFILISNISGLFGLRPPTADYGVTLALGIMTFAIIHYNQFKYQKVKGVLQGLCDPWPIWAPINLIGEVAVPISLSLRLFANILSGVVMMALIYGLLSKIAIIWPAALHVYFDLFSGAIQTYVFCMLTMTYISNACATE; encoded by the coding sequence ATGGAACAAGGAATTTTGTTATCCGCAGCTGATAGCATCGACTTTATGGTGCACGGTATATTTTCGTACGAGCTGTTTGGGCAAACCGTCTGGATAACAACAACACATGTGTGTGTTTTAATCGTAATGCTTGTTATCATAGGTTTCTGTGCGGCAGTGAATCGGGCGATAAAGCATGCGAGTGAGGTTCCCGGAGTGTTTCAGAATATTGCGGAGCTGATTGTAGAGATGCTCGACAATATGGTAGGCGGAGTAATGGGAAAACATGCGGTCAATTTCCGCAATTACATCGGAACCATATTTATCTTCATTCTAATCAGCAATATTTCTGGTTTATTCGGGCTCAGACCGCCGACTGCCGATTATGGCGTTACTTTAGCTCTTGGTATTATGACGTTTGCGATTATTCATTACAATCAGTTCAAATACCAGAAGGTAAAGGGAGTTTTGCAGGGCTTGTGTGATCCCTGGCCCATATGGGCACCGATTAATTTGATTGGAGAGGTGGCGGTACCTATATCGCTATCGCTGCGTCTGTTCGCCAATATTTTGTCGGGTGTTGTTATGATGGCACTGATTTACGGTTTGTTATCGAAGATAGCGATTATATGGCCGGCAGCGCTTCATGTATATTTTGATTTGTTCTCAGGAGCAATTCAGACGTATGTATTTTGTATGCTTACGATGACGTATATCTCCAATGCATGTGCGACGGAGTAA
- a CDS encoding AtpZ/AtpI family protein, translating into MKYGKNVYHALTMITQFGINMLVPVFLCSFAGMYIDEKLGTAYWMIILFFIGALAGFRNVFIFARRIYTMESKGDTSYGKKKSDAERTKKDR; encoded by the coding sequence TTGAAATACGGGAAAAATGTATACCATGCATTGACAATGATTACTCAATTCGGTATTAATATGCTCGTCCCTGTTTTTTTATGTTCTTTTGCCGGAATGTATATCGATGAGAAGTTAGGTACAGCTTATTGGATGATTATATTATTCTTTATCGGGGCTTTAGCCGGATTTCGCAATGTATTTATATTTGCTCGGAGAATATATACCATGGAGAGCAAGGGAGACACCTCGTATGGGAAAAAGAAATCGGATGCAGAGAGAACGAAAAAAGATAGATAG
- a CDS encoding DUF402 domain-containing protein — translation MANPILYRQRIIPDERILLKDDIIVTCSEDVIVTKWNALKPKKDLHHGYSCYLLKQGLKVSKFYREDGSLLYWYCDIVEYIYDSETNSLTSLDLLADVIIYPDGFVKVIDLDELVTALNNSLLEEDLLKECLLRLNQLLQIIYNGSFYTLQQYIEDIL, via the coding sequence ATGGCAAATCCCATTCTTTATCGTCAACGAATCATTCCGGATGAACGTATCCTTTTAAAAGATGACATCATTGTCACCTGTAGCGAGGACGTTATCGTCACTAAATGGAATGCACTGAAACCAAAAAAGGATCTCCATCACGGCTATTCTTGTTATTTGCTGAAGCAAGGACTTAAGGTGAGTAAATTTTACCGCGAAGACGGTTCTCTTCTCTATTGGTATTGCGACATTGTGGAGTATATCTATGATTCTGAAACAAATTCCTTAACCTCTCTCGACCTTCTGGCAGATGTTATTATTTATCCCGATGGCTTTGTGAAGGTTATCGATTTAGACGAACTTGTGACTGCTCTTAATAACAGTCTTTTGGAAGAAGATCTTTTAAAGGAGTGTTTACTCCGTCTCAATCAGCTCCTGCAAATTATATATAACGGCAGCTTTTACACCTTGCAGCAATATATCGAGGATATATTATAA
- a CDS encoding cell wall hydrolase yields MKYKGKQNMAVMLTIALLAGMIPTTTAANVYATEATRKKLQEAQNEKKETEENLSQTQEELQNLNQEKDSLQGHLHNLNNQLKEVSDNLEELENKISDKEDEIEQTREELADAKATEEWQYESMKKRIQFIYETQDYVMLEVLFASANFSDFINRSDYIEQLSSYDRKKLQEYAETKEQIAAAEKQLEEEKKELDEYKAKVEVEKSRVSGLVGQTSSNIAGKKNEISQAEADALAYEQRIKEQEASISELQAKLAEEIRLSQLAAQSAWRDISEVSFAEGDRYLLANLIYCEAGGEGYTGQLAVGAVVINRVLSSVYPDSVVGVIYQGSQFSPVGSGRLAIALAEGKATASCYQAADDAMKGNTNVGNCVYFRTPIEGLSGIRIGGHVFY; encoded by the coding sequence ATGAAGTACAAAGGAAAACAGAATATGGCAGTGATGCTCACGATAGCATTGCTGGCGGGAATGATTCCTACGACGACTGCAGCCAATGTATATGCGACAGAAGCTACAAGAAAGAAGCTGCAGGAAGCTCAGAATGAAAAAAAAGAAACAGAAGAGAACTTGAGCCAGACACAGGAAGAGCTGCAGAATTTAAATCAAGAAAAGGATTCCTTACAAGGACATCTACATAATCTTAACAATCAATTGAAAGAGGTTAGCGATAATCTGGAAGAGCTGGAAAATAAAATTAGTGATAAAGAGGATGAAATAGAGCAGACAAGGGAAGAACTGGCAGATGCAAAGGCTACAGAAGAGTGGCAGTATGAAAGCATGAAAAAGAGAATTCAATTTATCTATGAAACGCAGGATTATGTTATGCTGGAAGTACTTTTTGCATCCGCAAATTTCTCCGATTTTATAAATCGGAGCGATTATATTGAACAGCTATCTTCTTATGATAGGAAGAAGCTGCAAGAATATGCGGAAACAAAGGAACAAATTGCGGCAGCAGAGAAGCAATTGGAAGAAGAGAAAAAAGAACTGGATGAATATAAGGCGAAGGTAGAAGTGGAAAAGAGCCGGGTATCAGGCCTTGTAGGACAAACTTCCAGCAATATAGCCGGTAAGAAAAATGAAATCTCACAGGCGGAGGCGGATGCCCTTGCCTATGAACAGCGAATTAAGGAACAGGAAGCGAGTATTTCTGAGCTGCAGGCGAAGTTGGCAGAGGAAATTCGTCTCTCACAGTTAGCGGCACAGTCAGCATGGAGGGATATTTCCGAGGTGAGCTTTGCCGAGGGAGATCGGTATCTTTTGGCGAATTTGATTTATTGTGAAGCAGGGGGAGAAGGTTATACCGGGCAGCTTGCTGTAGGAGCAGTTGTAATTAACCGCGTACTAAGCTCTGTATATCCTGATTCGGTGGTAGGTGTTATTTATCAGGGATCACAGTTCTCGCCGGTGGGAAGCGGACGGCTTGCGATTGCTCTGGCAGAAGGAAAGGCGACTGCCAGTTGTTACCAGGCGGCAGATGATGCTATGAAAGGGAATACGAATGTAGGAAATTGCGTGTATTTCCGCACTCCTATCGAGGGGTTGAGCGGCATTCGAATCGGAGGCCACGTATTTTATTAA